In Pseudonocardia sp. C8, one genomic interval encodes:
- the pcaD gene encoding 3-oxoadipate enol-lactonase: protein MTAGTALHHRIDGPDDAPVLVLGPSLGTDLHLFDAQVAAFADRYRIVRFDLPGHGGTPAADGPYTMAGLAERVVALLDLLDVDRVHYAGVSIGGAIGQQLALDHPDRVLSLTAMASAARFADPDSWPQRAATVREGGTEVMVASRPGTWFVPSFAGTDEAERLLAMLRATAAEGYAGCCEAISTFDVRDRLGSLHVPVLAIAGAEDPATPPEMVRVIADGAPDGRFETVADCAHLLNAERPEQVNALLAAHLASVGADRS, encoded by the coding sequence ATGACCGCCGGCACCGCACTGCACCACCGGATCGACGGCCCGGACGACGCACCCGTCCTCGTGCTCGGCCCGTCGCTGGGTACCGACCTGCACCTGTTCGACGCCCAGGTCGCCGCGTTCGCGGACCGGTACCGGATCGTCCGGTTCGACCTGCCCGGTCACGGCGGGACCCCCGCCGCCGACGGGCCGTACACGATGGCCGGTCTCGCGGAGCGCGTCGTCGCGCTGCTGGACCTGCTCGACGTCGACCGCGTGCACTACGCCGGCGTGTCGATCGGCGGCGCGATCGGCCAGCAGCTCGCTCTCGACCACCCGGACCGGGTGCTGAGCCTGACCGCGATGGCGTCGGCGGCCCGCTTCGCCGACCCGGACAGCTGGCCGCAGCGGGCCGCCACCGTCCGGGAGGGCGGCACCGAGGTGATGGTCGCCAGCCGCCCCGGGACCTGGTTCGTGCCGTCCTTCGCCGGAACGGACGAGGCCGAGCGTCTGCTGGCGATGCTGCGCGCCACCGCCGCCGAGGGCTACGCCGGGTGCTGCGAGGCGATCTCCACGTTCGACGTGCGTGACCGGTTGGGCTCGCTGCACGTCCCGGTGCTGGCCATCGCCGGTGCCGAGGATCCGGCGACCCCGCCGGAGATGGTCCGGGTGATCGCGGACGGCGCCCCCGACGGCCGGTTCGAGACGGTCGCCGACTGCGCGCACCTGCTCAACGCCGAGAGGCCCGAGCAGGTCAACGCGCTGCTGGCCGCACACCTGGCGTCGGTCGGTGCCGACCGGAGCTGA
- a CDS encoding nuclear transport factor 2 family protein, translating to MTATLEQRVARLEALEAIRELDARYCRALDDGDWDTLVSLFTDDGEFVGLSRASGHAELRAFFAGLAGAGLTAFWHHVTNLEIDLDGPDTARARSFLWQPCVQDGEPHIAAGRYTDALRREDGNWRYVTKQVSFDYFVPLTDGWDHGRFTVTSAAATYPGRPFA from the coding sequence GTGACCGCCACCCTGGAGCAGCGGGTCGCCCGGCTGGAGGCGCTCGAGGCGATCCGCGAGCTCGACGCCCGGTACTGCCGTGCCCTCGACGACGGCGACTGGGACACCCTGGTCTCGCTGTTCACCGACGACGGCGAGTTCGTCGGCCTGTCCCGCGCCAGCGGCCACGCCGAGCTGCGAGCCTTCTTCGCCGGCCTCGCCGGCGCCGGGCTCACCGCCTTCTGGCACCACGTGACCAACCTCGAGATCGACCTCGACGGCCCGGACACCGCCCGGGCCCGCTCGTTCCTGTGGCAGCCCTGTGTGCAGGACGGCGAGCCGCACATCGCGGCCGGGCGCTACACCGACGCGCTGCGTCGGGAGGACGGCAACTGGCGCTACGTCACCAAGCAGGTCTCGTTCGACTACTTCGTCCCGCTGACCGACGGCTGGGACCACGGCCGCTTCACCGTCACCTCGGCCGCCGCCACCTACCCCGGGAGGCCCTTCGCATGA
- the catC gene encoding muconolactone Delta-isomerase: MLFHVRMDVAIPHDLDPERRAEIVGEEKARALELQRSGVWPHLWRVVGEYSNISVFDVGSGDELHALLSSLPLFPYMTIKVTPLATHPSGLKAQA; the protein is encoded by the coding sequence ATGCTGTTCCACGTCCGCATGGACGTCGCCATCCCGCACGACCTCGACCCCGAGCGGCGTGCCGAGATCGTCGGTGAGGAGAAGGCACGCGCCCTGGAGCTGCAGCGTTCCGGTGTGTGGCCGCACCTGTGGCGGGTCGTCGGCGAGTACTCCAACATCAGCGTCTTCGATGTCGGCTCCGGCGACGAGCTGCACGCACTGCTGTCGTCGCTGCCGCTCTTCCCGTACATGACGATCAAGGTCACCCCGCTGGCGACACATCCCTCGGGCCTGAAGGCGCAGGCGTGA
- a CDS encoding muconate/chloromuconate family cycloisomerase produces MSEMRIDRVETVIVDIPLRRAHRFARAGMDAQPVLYVFVRTAGGVTGVGEGVVPGGPWWGGESVETMQLIVERYIAPVLLGRGVEDVTGILRDAADVVAANLFAKAAVEVALHDAWARHLGVPVHTLLGGPARTSVPVTWALGTEPAETVVEEALATLDTGRHTSFKLKMGAQDPAADVARITTVAEKLAGVAGVRVDLNARWDRLTSLTHLPALADAGVEMVEQPVPGHDVDALAAVSAALPIPVMADESLRTPADALRLVTSRAAGIFAVKTTKSGGLRASRAIAEVAAAAGVPCYAATSIESPVGTAASLHAACTSPAAPWGSELFGPLLMAEEMLVDPLVYDADGLHLPQGPGLGVELDPDKIRAFRRK; encoded by the coding sequence ATGAGCGAGATGCGGATCGACCGGGTCGAGACCGTGATCGTCGACATCCCGCTGCGCCGCGCCCACCGGTTCGCCCGGGCCGGCATGGACGCCCAGCCCGTGCTCTACGTGTTCGTCCGCACCGCCGGCGGGGTCACCGGCGTCGGCGAGGGCGTGGTTCCCGGCGGGCCGTGGTGGGGCGGCGAGTCCGTGGAGACCATGCAGCTGATCGTCGAGCGCTACATCGCCCCCGTGCTGCTCGGCCGCGGGGTCGAGGACGTCACCGGCATCCTGCGCGACGCCGCCGACGTGGTCGCCGCGAACCTGTTCGCGAAGGCCGCCGTCGAGGTCGCCCTGCACGACGCGTGGGCCCGCCACCTGGGCGTTCCGGTGCACACGCTGCTCGGTGGACCGGCCCGGACCAGCGTGCCGGTCACCTGGGCACTGGGCACCGAGCCGGCCGAGACCGTCGTCGAGGAGGCGCTGGCCACGCTCGACACCGGGCGGCACACCTCGTTCAAGCTGAAGATGGGCGCGCAGGACCCGGCCGCCGACGTCGCCCGGATCACGACGGTCGCCGAGAAGCTCGCCGGCGTCGCCGGGGTCCGCGTCGATCTCAACGCCCGGTGGGACCGGCTGACCTCCCTGACCCACCTGCCCGCCCTCGCCGACGCCGGCGTCGAGATGGTCGAGCAGCCCGTCCCCGGCCACGACGTCGATGCGCTGGCTGCCGTCAGCGCCGCCCTGCCGATCCCGGTCATGGCCGACGAGAGCCTGCGCACCCCGGCCGACGCGCTGCGGTTGGTGACCTCCCGGGCCGCCGGGATCTTCGCCGTGAAGACCACCAAGTCCGGCGGGCTGCGGGCGAGCCGCGCGATCGCCGAGGTGGCCGCCGCGGCCGGTGTCCCCTGCTACGCGGCGACCTCGATCGAGAGCCCGGTCGGGACGGCTGCCTCGTTGCACGCCGCCTGCACCAGCCCGGCCGCGCCGTGGGGCAGCGAGCTGTTCGGCCCCCTGCTGATGGCCGAGGAGATGCTCGTCGACCCGCTCGTCTACGACGCCGACGGCCTGCACCTGCCCCAGGGCCCCGGGCTCGGTGTCGAGCTCGACCCCGACAAGATCCGCGCGTTCCGGAGGAAATGA
- the catA gene encoding catechol 1,2-dioxygenase, whose protein sequence is MTTTQPSPTAAGSGSSATEAFRAARATASGTTGVPPERVSAVVSSLLAGIHETIRTESVTYDEFRAAKQFLIEVGEGGEWPLLLDVFVEHVVEDVAARDQHGTKGSILGPYYLPGQLRLDSPATLPRRADEKGTPLALSGQVRDTEGTPLPGAEVEIWQADEQGYYSGFAPHVPDGNLRAVVVADADGRFEIRTIEPAPYRIPTDGPTGTLIEAAAWHPWRPAHLHLLVGAPGMRTITTQLYFRGGEWLDSDVASATKPELILDPVDAGDGTHVVEYDFVLERA, encoded by the coding sequence ATGACCACCACACAGCCCTCACCCACCGCCGCCGGATCCGGTAGCTCGGCCACCGAGGCGTTCCGTGCGGCCCGGGCCACCGCGTCCGGCACGACGGGGGTCCCGCCGGAGCGGGTCTCGGCGGTCGTGTCCTCGCTGCTGGCGGGGATCCACGAGACGATCCGCACCGAGTCGGTGACCTACGACGAGTTCCGGGCCGCCAAGCAGTTCCTGATCGAGGTCGGTGAGGGCGGAGAGTGGCCGCTGCTGCTCGACGTCTTCGTCGAGCACGTCGTCGAGGACGTCGCCGCCCGCGACCAGCACGGCACCAAGGGGTCGATCCTCGGCCCGTACTACCTGCCCGGCCAGCTCCGGCTCGACTCGCCGGCGACGTTGCCCCGGCGCGCGGACGAGAAGGGCACCCCGCTGGCGCTCTCCGGGCAGGTCCGGGACACCGAGGGCACCCCGCTGCCGGGTGCCGAGGTCGAGATCTGGCAGGCCGACGAGCAGGGCTACTACTCCGGGTTCGCCCCGCACGTGCCCGACGGCAACCTGCGGGCCGTGGTCGTCGCCGACGCAGACGGGCGGTTCGAGATCCGCACGATCGAGCCGGCGCCGTACCGGATCCCGACCGACGGACCGACCGGGACGCTGATCGAGGCCGCGGCCTGGCACCCCTGGCGGCCCGCGCACCTGCACCTCCTGGTCGGCGCGCCGGGCATGCGCACCATCACCACCCAGCTGTACTTCCGCGGTGGGGAGTGGCTCGACAGCGACGTCGCGTCGGCGACCAAGCCCGAACTGATCCTCGACCCGGTCGACGCCGGCGACGGGACCCACGTGGTCGAGTACGACTTCGTGCTCGAGCGCGCGTGA
- a CDS encoding 4-hydroxyphenylacetate 3-hydroxylase family protein — translation MTLQQDHTSVPTDATGPVTRPLTGDEYIESLRDGREIYLHGEKVDDVTTHPAFRNAVRMTARLYDALHDPDKQDVLTVPTDTGSSGFTHPFFRAPHSIEDMRKDQAAIAEWARMTYGFMGRSPDYKASFLGSLGANPEFWAPHSDNAQRWYKESQEKVLYWNHAIVNPPVDRHRDPDEVSDVFMHVEEENDNGVVVSGAKVVATGSAITHFNFLAHYGLPIKKREYALVCTVPMGAPGMKLICRSSYSHQAAVNGSPFDYPLTSRLDENDTIFVLDKVLIPWENVFVYGDPEKASSFVPASGFLHRFTFQGVTRLAVKLDFIAGLLMKGLEVTGTKDFRGIQTRVGEVIAWRNLFWGLSDGMIGNPEEWIAGTLLPNHEYGMAYRWFMTVGYPRIREIIMQDLGSSLIYLPSHAADFASAQVRPYLDKYVRGSNGYDAVDRVKLMKLIWDSIGSEFGSRHELYERNYAGNHEGVRAEMLVDAQMSGTADAMKGLADQCLAEYDLKGWTVPDLIDNDDVSILGRR, via the coding sequence ATGACGCTCCAGCAGGACCACACCAGCGTGCCGACCGATGCGACGGGCCCGGTCACCCGACCGCTGACCGGTGACGAGTACATCGAGAGCCTGCGCGACGGTCGCGAGATCTACCTCCACGGGGAGAAGGTCGACGACGTCACCACCCATCCCGCGTTCCGAAACGCGGTGCGGATGACCGCCCGCCTCTACGACGCCCTGCACGACCCGGACAAGCAGGACGTGCTCACGGTTCCCACCGACACCGGCAGCAGCGGATTCACCCACCCGTTCTTCCGGGCCCCGCACTCGATCGAGGACATGCGCAAGGACCAGGCGGCGATCGCCGAGTGGGCCCGGATGACCTACGGGTTCATGGGCCGCAGCCCCGACTACAAGGCGTCCTTCCTCGGTTCGCTCGGCGCCAACCCCGAGTTCTGGGCACCGCACTCGGACAACGCCCAGCGCTGGTACAAGGAGTCGCAGGAGAAGGTCCTCTACTGGAACCACGCGATCGTCAACCCGCCGGTGGACCGGCACCGCGATCCGGACGAGGTCTCCGACGTGTTCATGCACGTCGAGGAGGAGAACGACAACGGCGTCGTCGTCTCCGGGGCCAAGGTCGTCGCCACCGGCTCGGCGATCACCCACTTCAACTTCCTCGCCCACTACGGCCTGCCGATCAAGAAGCGGGAATACGCGCTGGTCTGCACCGTGCCGATGGGCGCACCCGGGATGAAGCTGATCTGCCGCTCGTCGTACTCGCACCAGGCCGCGGTGAACGGTAGCCCGTTCGACTACCCGCTGACGAGCCGTCTGGACGAGAACGACACGATCTTCGTGCTCGACAAGGTCCTCATCCCGTGGGAGAACGTGTTCGTCTACGGCGACCCGGAGAAGGCCTCGAGCTTCGTCCCCGCATCCGGATTCCTGCACCGCTTCACGTTCCAGGGCGTCACCCGGCTCGCGGTCAAGCTGGACTTCATCGCCGGGCTGCTGATGAAGGGCCTCGAGGTCACCGGCACCAAGGACTTCCGGGGCATCCAGACCCGCGTCGGCGAGGTCATCGCCTGGCGCAACCTGTTCTGGGGCCTGTCGGACGGGATGATCGGCAACCCCGAGGAGTGGATCGCCGGAACCCTGCTGCCCAACCACGAGTACGGCATGGCCTACCGCTGGTTCATGACGGTCGGCTACCCGCGGATCCGCGAGATCATCATGCAGGACCTGGGATCCTCGCTGATCTACCTGCCCAGTCACGCCGCCGACTTCGCCTCCGCCCAGGTGCGGCCCTACCTCGACAAGTACGTGCGTGGCTCGAACGGCTACGACGCCGTGGACCGGGTCAAGCTGATGAAGCTGATCTGGGACTCGATCGGGTCGGAGTTCGGCAGCCGCCACGAGCTCTACGAGCGCAACTACGCCGGCAATCACGAGGGAGTGCGCGCCGAGATGCTCGTGGACGCCCAGATGTCGGGCACCGCGGACGCGATGAAGGGCCTCGCCGACCAGTGCCTGGCCGAGTACGACCTCAAGGGCTGGACCGTCCCGGATCTGATCGACAACGACGACGTGTCGATCCTCGGCCGCCGCTGA
- a CDS encoding flavin reductase family protein: protein MAIDPKELRRCLGHFATGVTVITCHGEDGAPHGATVNAFTAVSLDPPLVLVSLDRRSRVCGLLESRPFTVNVLDAAQKELALHFAGRPNQEVRWAADSGCGAPRLDGTLAHISCTPWRAYDGGDHVLYLGEVQQFHIHPGRPLLFHSGQFHHLGDDHNPLLWDDSADGPNAGVSFFAARPTAGRA from the coding sequence ATGGCGATCGATCCGAAAGAGCTCCGCCGGTGTCTGGGGCATTTCGCCACCGGCGTCACCGTGATCACCTGTCACGGCGAGGACGGCGCACCGCACGGCGCCACGGTCAACGCCTTCACCGCGGTGTCCCTGGACCCGCCGCTGGTGCTGGTCTCGCTGGACCGGCGCTCCCGGGTCTGCGGGCTGCTCGAGTCCCGTCCGTTCACGGTCAACGTGCTCGACGCCGCGCAGAAGGAGCTGGCGCTGCACTTCGCGGGCCGGCCGAACCAGGAGGTGCGCTGGGCCGCCGACAGCGGCTGCGGCGCACCGCGGCTGGACGGCACGCTGGCGCACATCTCCTGCACGCCGTGGCGCGCCTACGACGGCGGGGACCACGTCCTCTACCTGGGCGAGGTCCAGCAGTTCCACATCCACCCCGGCCGGCCGCTGCTGTTCCACAGCGGGCAGTTCCACCACCTCGGAGACGACCACAACCCGCTGCTGTGGGACGACTCGGCCGACGGGCCGAACGCGGGCGTCTCGTTCTTCGCGGCCCGGCCCACCGCCGGCCGGGCCTGA
- a CDS encoding IclR family transcriptional regulator C-terminal domain-containing protein: MDDVDADAGPKDRIQSIERGFAVLLAFDDERTNPSLIEIAKATGLSRPAVRRILLTLQHLGYVEPTGGSRWRLTPRVLTIGQHYATSSAVVAVSEPHMGRLVEETHETASLSALDGDEVVYLARVPAKRVLNVTAAAGTRVPAHATSMGRVLLAAAPPEFVERYLVDPGLQPLTPHTITDPDQFRDALEKVRRQGWALVSEERERGLIAVSAPIRDHTGQVVAALSSSSSTGRTSPGHIERYVVPVLTRIAKEISSDLGG; the protein is encoded by the coding sequence GTGGACGACGTGGACGCCGACGCCGGCCCCAAGGACCGGATCCAGAGCATCGAGCGCGGTTTCGCGGTGCTGCTGGCCTTCGACGACGAGCGGACCAACCCGAGCCTGATCGAGATCGCGAAGGCGACCGGGCTCTCCCGGCCCGCGGTGCGGCGGATCCTGCTGACGCTGCAGCATCTCGGCTACGTCGAGCCCACCGGCGGGAGCCGCTGGCGCCTGACCCCGCGGGTGCTGACCATCGGCCAGCACTACGCCACCTCCAGCGCGGTCGTCGCGGTGTCCGAGCCGCACATGGGCCGGCTGGTCGAGGAGACCCACGAGACGGCGTCACTGTCCGCGCTGGACGGCGACGAGGTCGTCTACCTGGCCCGCGTACCGGCGAAGCGGGTACTGAACGTGACGGCTGCGGCCGGCACCCGGGTGCCGGCGCACGCGACCTCGATGGGGCGGGTGCTGCTGGCGGCCGCCCCGCCCGAGTTCGTCGAGCGGTACCTGGTCGACCCCGGGCTCCAGCCGCTGACCCCGCACACGATCACCGACCCCGACCAGTTCCGGGACGCCCTGGAGAAGGTGCGCCGGCAGGGCTGGGCGCTCGTGTCCGAGGAACGCGAGCGCGGGTTGATCGCGGTGTCCGCGCCGATCCGCGACCACACCGGACAGGTCGTCGCCGCGCTCTCGTCGTCGAGCTCCACCGGGCGGACCAGCCCGGGCCACATCGAGCGCTACGTCGTCCCGGTCCTGACCCGGATCGCGAAGGAGATCAGCAGCGACCTCGGGGGCTGA
- a CDS encoding bifunctional 2-polyprenyl-6-hydroxyphenol methylase/3-demethylubiquinol 3-O-methyltransferase UbiG: MSYPEYDASAPYVHLLSVPMWEPVRPRLAAALADVDPSAGTILELSPGSGLGTETILATVPGAPVLAAEPSAALRAVLLGRLDRVPGGERVTVHPSGAAEVPLPDRLSAVVGMHMVGHLPPADRRALWGAVAARLAPGAPVVLLVQLPDTAVAVPPFPPMEVVHGGLAYQGTGSAEPTGPESVRWTMEYRTLDGERELEHVVTGYDWWIVSADELAGELRAAGLTVRLDDDLVVGTR, translated from the coding sequence GTGAGCTACCCCGAGTACGACGCGTCCGCACCGTACGTGCACCTGCTCAGCGTTCCGATGTGGGAACCCGTCCGCCCGCGACTGGCCGCGGCACTCGCCGACGTGGACCCGAGCGCCGGGACGATCCTCGAGCTGAGCCCCGGCAGTGGCCTGGGCACCGAGACGATCCTCGCGACGGTGCCCGGGGCGCCGGTGCTGGCGGCGGAGCCGTCGGCCGCCCTGCGGGCGGTGCTGCTCGGCCGGCTCGATCGCGTGCCGGGCGGGGAGCGGGTCACCGTGCACCCGTCCGGGGCGGCGGAGGTTCCGTTGCCGGACCGGCTGTCCGCGGTGGTCGGCATGCACATGGTCGGGCACCTGCCGCCGGCGGACCGCCGCGCCCTCTGGGGCGCGGTGGCTGCCCGGCTCGCCCCCGGAGCGCCGGTCGTGCTGCTGGTGCAGCTGCCGGACACGGCGGTCGCGGTGCCCCCGTTCCCGCCGATGGAGGTCGTGCACGGTGGGCTCGCCTACCAGGGGACCGGTAGTGCCGAACCCACCGGCCCGGAGTCGGTGCGCTGGACGATGGAGTACCGGACCCTCGACGGCGAGCGCGAGCTCGAGCACGTCGTCACCGGCTACGACTGGTGGATCGTCTCCGCCGACGAGCTGGCCGGCGAGCTGCGGGCAGCGGGCCTGACCGTCCGGCTGGACGACGACCTGGTCGTCGGCACCCGCTGA
- a CDS encoding WD40 repeat domain-containing protein, whose translation MSAPATTPVWSLSLDEPVVEVAAGDDVAVAGGSEGTIAVVDASGDVRFRLELGDFLLSLALSEDGTRLAAGGGQRVRIWDVGTGRLLADHPARWCSALAWTASGDGIAIGDGRHVRVLDRDGNARWGSTAMRSTVAGLSWLRRDGRRIAAAAYRGVSILEPATDRVIEHLPAPGAIAGIAVSPHGRWVVGGSQDATLHGWKVPGGDDFQMSGFPTTVSRLAFDSTGRWMACDGGDTVAFWDFSGSGPTGREAMLGQGHRGSISALAWSTDTQRTLVTGDATGDVAVWHLGPDAGPGTRLRPSRTRTGDDPVGAVAARHGHVIVGHRSGALSRIAL comes from the coding sequence ATGAGCGCCCCCGCCACGACACCGGTGTGGTCGCTGAGCCTCGACGAACCCGTCGTCGAGGTCGCTGCCGGTGACGACGTCGCCGTCGCCGGCGGCTCCGAGGGCACGATCGCCGTCGTGGACGCCTCCGGGGATGTCCGGTTCCGGCTGGAGCTCGGGGACTTCCTGCTCTCGCTGGCCCTGAGCGAGGACGGCACCCGGCTGGCCGCCGGTGGCGGCCAGCGGGTGCGGATCTGGGACGTCGGCACCGGCCGACTGCTGGCCGACCACCCGGCGAGGTGGTGCTCGGCCCTGGCCTGGACGGCATCCGGTGATGGGATCGCGATCGGCGACGGCCGGCACGTCCGGGTGCTCGACCGCGACGGCAACGCCCGCTGGGGTTCGACCGCCATGCGGTCCACCGTGGCCGGCCTGTCCTGGCTCCGCCGCGACGGCCGGCGGATCGCCGCGGCCGCCTACCGCGGGGTCAGCATCCTCGAACCGGCCACCGACCGGGTCATCGAGCACCTCCCGGCACCCGGGGCGATCGCCGGCATCGCAGTCTCCCCACACGGCCGGTGGGTCGTCGGCGGGAGCCAGGACGCGACCCTGCACGGCTGGAAGGTCCCCGGCGGCGACGACTTCCAGATGAGCGGGTTCCCCACCACCGTCTCCCGCCTCGCCTTCGACAGCACGGGTCGGTGGATGGCCTGCGACGGAGGCGACACCGTCGCGTTCTGGGACTTCTCCGGCTCCGGCCCCACCGGGCGGGAAGCCATGCTCGGACAGGGACACCGCGGCTCCATCTCGGCACTGGCCTGGAGCACGGACACCCAGCGGACCCTGGTAACCGGTGATGCCACCGGCGACGTCGCGGTCTGGCACCTCGGTCCCGACGCCGGGCCGGGGACCCGGCTGCGCCCGAGCCGGACCCGAACCGGTGACGACCCGGTCGGCGCCGTCGCGGCCCGGCACGGACACGTGATCGTCGGCCACCGTTCGGGGGCACTCAGCCGCATCGCGCTCTGA
- a CDS encoding GTP-binding protein gives MPDASAPHDDRIPVTVLTGFLGSGKTTLLNRILTEQHGRRIAVIENEFGEVGVDDALVLDSEEEVFEMNNGCICCTVRGDLIRILGSLLRRRDRFDAILIETTGLADPAPVAQTFFMDDALRAQLRLDAIVTVVDAKHVLAHLHDEKPDGVENEAVEQIAFADRVVLNKTDLVDTDTLADVERQIRLINGHTVVLPAVRGDVDLGRILDVHAFDLDAVLHTEPDFLDPGEHQHDLSVTSVGIEAEGYVEPDKLNGWLGELLATRGPDLFRSKGVLNIAGSDRRYVFQGVHMLHDGELGAPWRAGEARTNRMVFIGRDLDRAALTDGFHACLTNQPAEAGAR, from the coding sequence ATGCCTGACGCATCCGCACCCCACGACGACCGGATCCCGGTCACCGTGCTCACCGGCTTCCTCGGTTCGGGTAAGACGACCCTGCTCAACCGCATCCTCACCGAGCAGCACGGCCGCCGGATCGCGGTGATCGAGAACGAGTTCGGTGAGGTCGGCGTCGACGACGCACTGGTCCTGGACTCGGAGGAGGAGGTGTTCGAGATGAACAACGGCTGCATCTGCTGCACCGTGCGCGGCGACCTCATCCGCATCCTCGGCTCCCTGCTGCGCCGCCGCGACCGCTTCGACGCGATCCTGATCGAGACCACCGGGCTCGCCGACCCCGCCCCGGTCGCCCAGACCTTCTTCATGGACGACGCTCTGCGCGCTCAGCTGCGCCTGGACGCGATCGTCACCGTGGTCGACGCCAAGCACGTCCTGGCCCACCTGCACGACGAGAAACCGGACGGCGTCGAGAACGAGGCGGTCGAGCAGATCGCCTTCGCCGACCGGGTCGTGCTGAACAAGACCGACCTCGTCGACACCGACACCCTGGCCGATGTCGAGCGTCAGATCCGCCTGATCAACGGGCACACGGTCGTGCTCCCGGCGGTGCGCGGCGACGTCGACCTCGGCCGGATCCTCGACGTCCACGCCTTCGACCTCGACGCGGTGCTGCACACCGAACCCGACTTCCTCGACCCGGGCGAGCACCAGCACGACCTGAGTGTCACCAGCGTCGGTATCGAGGCCGAGGGATACGTCGAACCGGACAAGCTGAACGGCTGGCTGGGCGAGCTGCTCGCCACCCGCGGACCGGACCTGTTCCGCAGCAAGGGCGTGCTCAACATCGCCGGATCCGACCGCCGCTACGTGTTCCAGGGCGTCCACATGCTGCACGACGGCGAGCTGGGCGCGCCGTGGCGCGCGGGCGAGGCCCGCACCAACCGGATGGTGTTCATCGGGCGCGATCTCGACCGCGCCGCGCTCACCGACGGCTTCCACGCCTGCCTGACCAACCAGCCGGCCGAGGCGGGCGCCCGATGA
- a CDS encoding HNH endonuclease signature motif containing protein, whose product MPSDRLAAAHRLLTEAITALDEAAGPAGSDDELLSVLTLCEGAVRRLDRVTVATIATLERRGTFTERGYRTPAAGLADLLNWERSEARRRTRAAEHVHPRTGLDGGVQPRLPATAQRFAEGRVGLRHVDVIASVLDSHAARRVHPDRLAAAEEKIAEHACVYNPSELHTWATRLIEALDQDGPEPDDTPPPSVNTLTVVAHRSGSGGPDHRPVRRRGPVRRHRRRHRRPGRTARPPRRPPPRTTPGRRPGRPVHAGPRTRGAARDRWTAPMLNVLIGLEDLQRRATGALLDFGGQVSPESLRMLACDAAVVPIVLNGAGQPLDVGRATRTIPDGLRRAVTARDRGCAHPGCDRPPSWCEVHHIVPWEIGGPTALSNTVMVCKLHHRLLHHPGWIVRIRDGLPEFVPPRWIDPLQQPRRRPRTATAA is encoded by the coding sequence ATGCCCAGCGACCGGCTCGCCGCCGCGCACCGCCTGCTCACCGAGGCGATCACCGCACTCGACGAGGCCGCGGGCCCGGCCGGCTCCGACGACGAGCTGCTGTCGGTGCTGACCCTGTGCGAGGGCGCGGTCCGCCGGTTGGACCGGGTCACCGTGGCCACGATCGCGACCCTGGAGCGGCGGGGCACGTTCACCGAGCGCGGCTACCGCACCCCGGCGGCAGGGTTGGCGGACCTGCTGAACTGGGAGCGTTCGGAGGCGCGGCGCCGCACCCGCGCCGCCGAACACGTCCACCCCCGTACCGGGTTGGATGGCGGCGTGCAGCCGCGGTTGCCGGCGACCGCGCAGCGGTTCGCCGAGGGCCGGGTCGGGCTGCGGCACGTGGACGTGATCGCCTCTGTGCTGGACTCGCACGCGGCACGGCGGGTGCATCCGGACCGGTTGGCCGCGGCCGAGGAGAAGATCGCCGAGCACGCCTGCGTGTACAACCCCTCCGAGCTGCACACCTGGGCGACCCGGCTGATCGAGGCCCTCGACCAGGACGGCCCGGAACCCGACGACACCCCGCCCCCGTCGGTGAACACCCTCACGGTGGTCGCGCACCGCAGCGGATCCGGGGGGCCGGATCACCGGCCGGTTCGACGACGCGGCCCGGTTCGACGCCATCGCCGCCGCCATCGACGCCCTGGCCGCACCGCGCGACCACCTCGACGACCGCCGCCCCGAACAACGCCAGGCCGACGCCCTGGCCGACCTGTGCACGCAGGCCCTCGAACGCGGGGAGCTGCCCGAGACCGGTGGACGGCGCCGATGCTGAACGTGCTGATCGGGCTGGAGGACCTGCAGCGGCGGGCGACGGGCGCGCTGCTGGACTTCGGCGGGCAGGTCAGCCCGGAGAGCCTGCGGATGCTGGCCTGCGACGCCGCCGTCGTGCCGATCGTGCTGAACGGCGCCGGCCAACCCCTCGACGTCGGCCGGGCCACGCGCACCATCCCGGACGGGTTGCGCCGCGCGGTCACCGCCCGCGACCGCGGCTGCGCCCACCCCGGATGTGACCGGCCCCCGTCCTGGTGCGAGGTCCACCACATCGTCCCGTGGGAGATCGGCGGACCGACCGCACTGTCGAACACGGTGATGGTGTGCAAGCTGCACCACCGGCTGCTGCACCACCCCGGATGGATCGTCCGGATCCGCGACGGGCTCCCCGAGTTCGTCCCACCCCGCTGGATCGACCCGCTGCAACAACCACGCCGCCGACCCCGCACCGCCACCGCGGCATGA